From Candidatus Atelocyanobacterium thalassa isolate ALOHA, a single genomic window includes:
- a CDS encoding crossover junction endodeoxyribonuclease RuvC, whose translation MSDRIWLGIDPGLAITGWAILKAHTKTIPLIVDYGVIQTSKKLSTSQRLLEIEHDLVELLNEFNFYGISIEMPFFNRTIKAAGGVIQAVGVINLVCYRETQIQPVFLHQASWKRHIGSGRATKDSVAQTVSQLFNLQTIPIDDSVDAIAIAYAGLSGLKNNI comes from the coding sequence ATGTCTGACAGAATCTGGCTAGGAATTGATCCAGGACTTGCTATAACTGGGTGGGCAATCTTAAAAGCTCATACAAAAACAATCCCGTTAATTGTTGACTATGGAGTTATTCAAACAAGTAAAAAGTTATCAACATCCCAAAGACTTTTAGAAATTGAGCATGATTTAGTAGAGTTACTGAATGAATTTAATTTTTATGGTATTTCGATTGAAATGCCTTTTTTCAATCGTACTATTAAAGCTGCTGGTGGAGTAATACAAGCAGTAGGAGTAATTAATTTAGTTTGTTATAGAGAAACACAAATTCAACCAGTTTTTCTTCATCAGGCTAGTTGGAAACGTCATATAGGAAGTGGAAGAGCCACAAAAGATAGCGTAGCACAAACTGTTAGCCAGCTATTCAACCTACAAACAATCCCAATTGATGATAGTGTAGACGCAATTGCCATAGCATATGCAGGATTATCGGGATTAAAAAACAATATTTAA
- the groL gene encoding chaperonin GroEL (60 kDa chaperone family; promotes refolding of misfolded polypeptides especially under stressful conditions; forms two stacked rings of heptamers to form a barrel-shaped 14mer; ends can be capped by GroES; misfolded proteins enter the barrel where they are refolded when GroES binds), translated as MAKIVSFGDQSRRSLERGVNSLANAVRITLGPKGRNVLLEKKFGAPQIINDGITVAKEIELEDPLENAGAKLIQEIASKTKEIAGDGTTTATVIGQALIREGLKNVIAGANPVALRRGMDKTVAYLVKEIESISKPVEGEAIAQVATVSAGNDPEVGKMIALAMDKVTKDGVITVEESKSLNTELEIVEGMQIDRGYLSPYFITDQERQQVEFDDALILITDKKISAIADLVPILEGVAKAGKPLLIIAEDVDGEALATLVVNKARGVLNVAAIKAPAFGDRRKSVLQDIAILTGGSVISEEVGLTLDTVSIDMLGTASKITIVKENTTIVANTDPKTTAAVQKRVEQLRKQAAETDSEYDGEKLQERIAKLAGGVAVIKVGAATETELKNRKLRIEDALNATKAAVEEGIVPGGGTTLIYLAIKTTEFINNLGNEEEKLAANIVEKALEAPLRQLSNNAGVEGSVIVEKVRNTDFSIGYNALTGVFENMIAAGIIDPAKVIRSALQNASSIAGMVMTTEALVVEKPQPESESSAPDMGGMGGMGGMGGMGGMGGMGGMGGMGGMGF; from the coding sequence ATGGCAAAAATTGTATCATTTGGAGATCAATCTAGGCGTTCTCTAGAACGAGGAGTTAACTCTCTCGCTAATGCCGTAAGAATTACCCTTGGTCCGAAAGGACGTAACGTATTATTAGAAAAAAAATTTGGTGCACCTCAGATTATTAATGACGGAATAACCGTTGCGAAAGAAATTGAATTAGAAGATCCTTTAGAAAATGCAGGAGCTAAATTAATTCAAGAAATTGCGTCCAAAACTAAAGAGATAGCAGGAGATGGGACTACTACTGCTACAGTAATTGGTCAAGCTCTAATTAGAGAAGGTCTTAAAAATGTTATTGCTGGAGCCAATCCTGTAGCTTTAAGACGTGGCATGGATAAAACAGTTGCTTATTTAGTCAAAGAAATTGAATCTATTTCTAAGCCTGTTGAAGGTGAAGCTATTGCTCAAGTCGCAACTGTTTCTGCAGGCAATGATCCAGAAGTCGGTAAAATGATTGCCTTGGCTATGGATAAAGTTACTAAAGACGGTGTAATCACTGTTGAAGAATCTAAGTCACTTAATACTGAATTAGAAATAGTAGAAGGAATGCAAATTGATCGCGGTTACTTATCTCCTTATTTTATAACCGATCAAGAGCGTCAACAGGTAGAATTTGATGATGCGTTAATTTTGATTACTGATAAGAAAATTAGCGCAATTGCTGATTTAGTACCAATTCTTGAAGGCGTTGCTAAAGCTGGTAAGCCCTTATTAATAATTGCTGAAGATGTTGATGGAGAAGCTTTGGCAACCTTAGTAGTTAATAAAGCCAGAGGGGTTTTAAATGTTGCAGCGATAAAGGCTCCCGCTTTTGGAGATAGAAGAAAATCTGTACTTCAAGATATAGCTATCCTAACAGGAGGAAGTGTTATTTCCGAAGAAGTAGGATTAACTCTGGATACAGTATCTATAGATATGTTAGGTACAGCAAGTAAAATTACTATAGTAAAAGAAAATACGACTATAGTAGCCAATACTGACCCTAAAACCACTGCTGCAGTGCAAAAACGTGTTGAACAATTACGTAAACAAGCAGCAGAAACAGATTCTGAATATGATGGCGAAAAACTACAAGAACGTATTGCCAAATTAGCGGGTGGTGTAGCTGTTATCAAAGTTGGAGCTGCAACAGAAACAGAATTGAAAAACCGTAAACTTCGTATTGAAGATGCTCTTAATGCGACGAAAGCTGCAGTAGAAGAAGGTATTGTTCCTGGAGGAGGAACAACATTAATCTATTTAGCAATTAAAACTACAGAATTTATAAACAATCTAGGTAATGAAGAAGAAAAATTGGCAGCTAATATCGTAGAAAAGGCTTTAGAAGCACCTTTACGCCAATTATCTAATAATGCTGGAGTTGAAGGGTCAGTAATCGTCGAAAAAGTAAGAAATACAGACTTTAGCATTGGCTATAACGCACTAACAGGAGTTTTTGAAAACATGATTGCTGCAGGTATTATTGACCCAGCTAAAGTTATCCGTTCTGCTTTACAAAATGCTTCATCCATTGCAGGTATGGTAATGACTACAGAAGCTTTAGTAGTTGAAAAACCTCAGCCTGAGTCTGAATCTTCTGCTCCAGACATGGGCGGCATGGGTGGCATGGGTGGTATGGGTGGTATGGGTGGTATGGGTGGTATGGGTGGTATGGGTGGTATGGGTGGTATGGGCTTCTAG
- a CDS encoding Tab2/Atab2 family RNA-binding protein, whose protein sequence is MKKIWELDFYSRPNFFKHNKKLWEVLICETPMYSNKSFNDCFKFSQLCPSSTVNSIWLRQAIEKAMKKAGESPDLIRFFRFQMQNMIIKACKDAEIEAIPSRRTFALNYWIDKREKQFKLVKNRINNTVSTINRTDTDSQMVSLPDTLKDNQFSKYFCVDLKVSDFNHIDEWDIGFGENYAISPYGLSSHTIIPGLVFFSPRALPIAAWLSGFELVSLRFDRKNSSTLYLETGLNDKSVLINLNDIRLIQEAKNFERKKENSKGIHFLAIQPSPDVELFSGFWLLKDELISRI, encoded by the coding sequence ATGAAAAAAATATGGGAATTAGATTTTTATTCACGTCCAAACTTCTTTAAACATAATAAAAAATTATGGGAAGTTTTGATTTGTGAAACTCCCATGTACTCTAATAAATCATTTAACGATTGTTTTAAATTTTCTCAGCTTTGTCCTTCCAGTACTGTTAACTCTATTTGGTTGCGTCAAGCTATTGAAAAGGCAATGAAAAAAGCAGGAGAAAGTCCAGACTTAATTCGTTTTTTTCGCTTTCAGATGCAAAATATGATAATAAAAGCCTGTAAAGATGCAGAAATTGAGGCTATTCCAAGTCGTAGAACATTTGCTCTTAATTATTGGATAGATAAAAGAGAAAAACAATTTAAACTTGTAAAAAATCGGATTAACAACACAGTTTCTACTATAAATAGAACTGATACAGACTCTCAAATGGTATCCTTGCCTGATACTTTAAAAGATAACCAGTTCAGTAAATACTTTTGTGTTGACTTAAAAGTTTCTGATTTTAATCATATAGATGAGTGGGATATCGGGTTTGGAGAAAATTATGCAATATCGCCATATGGTTTATCTTCACACACTATAATTCCTGGTTTAGTTTTCTTCTCTCCAAGAGCTCTTCCAATTGCGGCTTGGTTATCTGGTTTTGAGTTAGTTTCATTAAGATTTGACAGAAAAAATAGTTCAACCCTCTATTTGGAAACAGGATTAAATGACAAATCAGTATTAATTAATTTAAATGATATTAGATTGATCCAAGAAGCTAAAAACTTTGAGAGAAAAAAAGAAAATTCTAAGGGAATTCATTTTCTTGCTATTCAGCCTAGTCCTGATGTGGAATTGTTTAGTGGATTTTGGCTTTTGAAAGATGAGCTGATATCTAGAATTTAA
- a CDS encoding glycosyltransferase family 2 protein, translating into MESIISNSSQNSVTVSVVIPIFNERDTLETLVNNVSNALISEYSYEIICIDDGSKDGSTSILKQLAKKRQDLRAIVLRRNYGQTPAMAAGFENARGNIIISLDGDMQNDPADIPRLIAKLNEGYDLVSGWRNNRQDNTFTRLLPSKIANILIAQLTGISLHDYGCSLKAYRSELVADMNLYGELHRFIPVLAYIEGARITELPVNHNPRRFGVSKYGLGRTFAVIMDLFTILFIKKFLTRPMHIFGSLGLTLMIFGLSSGIYLTMIKILGQNIGVRPLLIFSVLLILAGVQLLSFGLLAELVMRTYHESQKRPIYRVREIIN; encoded by the coding sequence ATGGAATCTATAATATCTAATTCATCTCAAAACTCTGTCACTGTATCTGTAGTTATCCCAATTTTTAATGAAAGAGATACATTGGAAACTTTAGTAAACAATGTTTCTAACGCTTTGATTAGCGAATATTCGTATGAAATTATTTGTATTGATGATGGTTCTAAAGATGGATCTACAAGTATTCTTAAACAACTGGCAAAAAAAAGGCAAGATCTAAGAGCTATTGTTTTACGTCGTAATTATGGCCAAACGCCTGCTATGGCAGCAGGATTTGAAAATGCTAGAGGTAATATAATTATTAGTTTAGACGGAGACATGCAAAATGATCCAGCAGATATTCCTCGCCTTATTGCTAAGTTGAATGAAGGTTATGATTTAGTCAGTGGTTGGCGTAATAATAGGCAAGACAATACTTTCACACGTCTTCTTCCTTCAAAAATTGCTAATATACTTATTGCTCAATTAACGGGTATAAGTCTTCATGATTATGGCTGTTCATTGAAGGCTTATCGATCAGAGTTAGTAGCAGACATGAATTTATATGGAGAATTACATCGTTTCATACCAGTTTTAGCTTATATAGAAGGAGCTAGAATCACTGAGCTACCTGTAAATCATAATCCTCGTCGTTTTGGAGTGAGCAAATATGGACTGGGAAGAACATTCGCCGTTATCATGGATTTATTCACTATTCTTTTTATAAAAAAATTTTTAACTCGTCCAATGCATATTTTTGGTTCATTGGGACTGACACTAATGATTTTTGGCTTATCTAGCGGTATTTATTTAACAATGATTAAAATTTTAGGGCAAAATATTGGAGTACGTCCTCTCTTAATCTTTTCTGTATTATTAATTTTAGCAGGAGTTCAATTACTGAGTTTTGGTTTATTAGCAGAATTAGTAATGCGTACTTATCACGAATCACAAAAACGTCCAATTTATAGAGTACGCGAAATTATTAATTAA
- a CDS encoding glycosyltransferase family 2 protein, whose amino-acid sequence MSEHQPLFTNITHTCNRLAVLIPCKDESLTIGNVVNQFRQELPDAKIYVYDNLSTDDTVSQAKKAGAIVRYEPQPGKGNVVRRMFADVEADIYILVDGDNTYEIEAISFLISKLTSEQLDMVVGARHSTITDKQAYRLGHRSGNIFLTGVVKLLFGAKLKDMLSGYRIFSRRFVKSFPAFSSGFEIETELTIHTLELKIPFIEEYTVYGSRPPGSESKLKTLTDGWRVLGTAILLFKEVKPFFFFSIISSILGMLSIMIGFPLITTYLSTGLVPRLPTAILTVAIMLLAFLSFTCGLILDSVARGRLEVKRMAYLSHSKMSYE is encoded by the coding sequence ATGTCAGAGCATCAACCTTTATTTACAAATATTACTCACACCTGTAATCGTTTAGCAGTGTTGATTCCTTGTAAAGATGAGAGCTTAACTATTGGTAATGTAGTAAATCAATTTCGTCAAGAGCTACCGGACGCTAAGATTTATGTTTATGATAATCTTTCTACCGACGATACTGTATCTCAAGCTAAGAAAGCCGGTGCTATAGTTCGATATGAACCTCAGCCAGGCAAAGGTAATGTTGTGCGAAGAATGTTTGCTGACGTTGAAGCGGATATATATATATTGGTGGATGGGGATAATACATATGAAATAGAAGCAATATCATTTCTCATTTCAAAATTAACTTCTGAACAACTTGACATGGTTGTTGGAGCTCGCCACTCTACAATTACTGATAAACAAGCATATCGATTAGGACATCGTAGTGGGAATATTTTTCTTACTGGAGTTGTTAAACTTTTATTTGGCGCAAAGCTTAAAGATATGCTTTCGGGATATCGTATATTTTCTCGTAGATTTGTTAAATCATTTCCAGCTTTTTCATCTGGCTTTGAAATTGAAACTGAACTTACAATTCATACTCTAGAGTTAAAGATTCCTTTTATAGAAGAATATACCGTTTATGGCTCTAGACCCCCAGGCTCAGAGAGCAAATTAAAAACATTGACTGATGGATGGAGAGTTCTAGGAACTGCTATATTACTTTTTAAAGAAGTGAAGCCTTTTTTCTTCTTTAGCATTATTTCTTCTATTTTGGGAATGTTATCAATTATGATTGGATTTCCTCTAATTACAACTTATTTAAGTACAGGGCTAGTCCCTAGATTGCCAACAGCTATTTTAACTGTTGCTATAATGTTACTTGCTTTTCTCAGTTTTACTTGTGGCTTAATTCTTGATTCTGTAGCTCGTGGCCGATTAGAAGTTAAAAGAATGGCGTATTTATCTCACTCAAAAATGAGTTATGAGTAG
- the rsmA gene encoding 16S rRNA (adenine(1518)-N(6)/adenine(1519)-N(6))-dimethyltransferase RsmA — protein sequence MIYPRKRFGQHWLKDNTVLERIIKSAHLTKIDKVLEIGPGTGILTSRLLPEVSSVTAIEVDRDLYEQLVKKFHYCKNLLLLQEDILKIDLFTEISNYNLFWPMNKVVANIPYNITNPILEKLLGSVSEPYNLPYEIIVLLVQKEVAKRITALPGNKMYGALSAKIQYLAHCNYICDVPSKAFYPAPKVDSAIITLRPHILDSSVLNRPHLEKLINLGFSSRRKMLHNNLKSIMDIKYITEFLEKNNLDLKVRAENLSINQWIELSNYLYLLKSK from the coding sequence ATGATTTATCCTCGTAAACGATTTGGGCAACACTGGTTAAAAGATAATACAGTCTTAGAGAGAATTATAAAATCTGCTCATCTTACCAAGATTGACAAAGTTTTGGAAATTGGTCCAGGAACAGGTATCTTGACTTCTCGGCTTTTACCTGAAGTTTCTTCTGTTACTGCAATTGAAGTAGATCGAGACTTGTATGAACAATTGGTGAAGAAATTTCATTATTGTAAAAACTTATTACTCTTGCAAGAAGATATTCTTAAAATAGATTTATTCACAGAAATTAGTAATTACAACCTTTTTTGGCCTATGAACAAAGTGGTTGCAAATATTCCTTACAACATTACTAACCCTATTTTGGAAAAGTTATTAGGTAGTGTTTCTGAACCCTACAATCTTCCTTATGAAATAATTGTTTTATTAGTTCAAAAAGAAGTTGCAAAGAGAATTACCGCTTTACCTGGGAATAAAATGTATGGAGCGTTATCGGCAAAAATACAATACTTAGCTCATTGTAATTACATTTGTGATGTTCCTTCTAAAGCTTTTTATCCTGCTCCAAAAGTTGATTCAGCAATAATAACTCTTCGTCCTCATATTTTGGACAGTTCTGTTCTAAATCGGCCACACTTAGAAAAATTAATTAACTTAGGTTTTTCTAGTCGTCGTAAAATGTTGCATAACAATTTAAAAAGCATTATGGATATTAAATACATAACTGAATTTTTGGAAAAAAACAATCTTGATCTTAAAGTAAGAGCAGAAAACCTTAGTATCAATCAATGGATAGAACTAAGTAATTATTTATATCTTCTAAAGAGTAAGTAA
- a CDS encoding pyridoxal-phosphate-dependent aminotransferase family protein — MQNKNMLMIPGPTPVPESVLLAMAQHPIGHRGQDFNQIISEISQNLKWLHQTKEDVLMLTASGTGAMEAAIINFLSSGDSVLIGNNGKFGERWVNVARAFGLKVDEIRAEWGEPLDPEMFKDKLMNDKSKKIKAVIVTHSETSTGVLNDLETINKYTKEHGEALIIVDAVTSLGTVNLPIDKWELDVVASGAQKGYMIPPGLGFVSVSQKAWKAYQNSNLPKFYLDLGAYKKAINNNSFPFTPPVNLIYGLQIALRIMKAEGLAQMFTRHQKLAQATRIAIKTLGLNLLATDESASYAITAVSSSKIDITNICYVMKEKFNIILAAGQDHMKGKIFRIGHLGFICERDILTTITCLETTLQLLGDTSIVSGKAVSEALKFLP, encoded by the coding sequence ATGCAAAATAAAAATATGTTGATGATTCCAGGTCCAACTCCTGTACCTGAAAGTGTTCTTTTAGCTATGGCTCAGCATCCTATTGGGCATCGTGGTCAAGACTTTAATCAAATTATCAGTGAAATTTCTCAAAATTTAAAATGGCTTCATCAAACTAAGGAAGATGTTCTCATGTTAACTGCTAGTGGCACAGGAGCTATGGAAGCAGCAATCATTAACTTCCTTAGTTCTGGCGACTCTGTCCTAATAGGCAATAACGGAAAATTTGGAGAACGCTGGGTAAATGTTGCCCGTGCTTTTGGATTAAAAGTTGATGAAATACGTGCTGAATGGGGCGAGCCGTTAGATCCTGAAATGTTTAAAGATAAGCTTATGAATGATAAAAGCAAAAAAATTAAAGCTGTTATCGTTACTCATTCTGAAACTTCTACAGGAGTACTTAATGATTTAGAAACTATTAATAAGTACACTAAAGAACACGGAGAAGCTTTGATCATAGTTGATGCAGTTACAAGCTTAGGAACTGTAAATCTTCCTATCGATAAATGGGAATTAGATGTCGTAGCATCTGGAGCTCAAAAGGGATATATGATTCCTCCTGGACTAGGTTTTGTATCTGTGAGTCAAAAAGCTTGGAAAGCTTATCAGAATTCGAATTTACCTAAATTTTATTTAGATCTTGGAGCATACAAAAAAGCAATTAATAACAATTCTTTTCCTTTCACGCCTCCAGTAAATTTAATTTATGGATTGCAAATTGCTTTAAGAATTATGAAAGCAGAAGGACTAGCTCAAATGTTTACTCGTCACCAAAAACTTGCTCAGGCAACTCGAATTGCTATTAAAACATTAGGTTTGAATTTATTAGCTACTGACGAATCAGCTAGCTATGCAATAACAGCTGTTTCTTCTTCTAAAATTGATATAACAAATATTTGTTATGTAATGAAGGAAAAGTTCAATATAATTTTGGCAGCAGGACAGGATCATATGAAAGGTAAAATTTTCCGTATAGGTCATTTAGGATTTATATGTGAACGAGATATATTAACGACTATTACATGCTTAGAAACAACTTTACAACTTTTAGGTGATACTAGCATAGTTTCAGGAAAAGCCGTATCCGAAGCTTTAAAATTTTTACCATAG
- the lpxD gene encoding UDP-3-O-(3-hydroxymyristoyl)glucosamine N-acyltransferase — translation MKFEKIVNKLDFLSNGNSLVDNKKCELEITGVSSITEAKTGHLSYIEGPKFASMISKTSASALILPPDKKLQEEATERGILWLTTSETRLAFAHAIKLFYQPFRPAPGIDSTSIIHPSVKIGENVFIGPHTIIQQDSVIEDEVCIQGNVVIYPEVIIGNNTLLHANCTIHERTQIGNNCVIHSGAVIGAEGFGFVPIAEGWFKMEQSGFVSLGNNVEIGCNSAIDRPAVGTTRIENNTKIDNLVHVAHNCNIGESCAFAAQVGLAGGVKVGKRVILAGQVGVANQVSIGDGAIATAQTGIASNINSGEVVSSSPAIDNKLYLKASAIYKRLPEMYKILRNLQKK, via the coding sequence ATGAAATTCGAAAAAATTGTTAATAAGCTAGACTTTTTGAGTAATGGGAATAGCTTAGTCGATAATAAAAAATGTGAACTAGAAATAACGGGAGTATCATCTATTACTGAAGCAAAAACTGGACATTTAAGTTATATAGAAGGTCCAAAATTTGCCTCTATGATTAGTAAAACTTCTGCAAGTGCTTTAATTCTTCCACCTGATAAAAAATTACAAGAAGAAGCTACCGAAAGAGGAATATTGTGGCTAACAACATCTGAAACACGTTTAGCCTTTGCCCATGCTATTAAATTATTTTATCAGCCTTTTCGTCCAGCTCCAGGAATAGATTCTACTTCGATAATTCATCCTTCCGTTAAAATTGGGGAAAATGTTTTCATAGGTCCTCACACTATTATTCAACAAGATTCTGTAATTGAAGATGAAGTTTGTATTCAGGGAAATGTAGTAATTTATCCTGAAGTTATTATTGGAAATAATACTTTGCTACATGCTAATTGCACTATTCATGAACGTACTCAAATTGGAAATAATTGTGTTATTCATAGTGGAGCAGTTATTGGAGCTGAGGGTTTTGGATTTGTTCCTATAGCTGAGGGTTGGTTTAAAATGGAACAATCTGGCTTTGTCTCTTTAGGAAATAATGTCGAAATTGGTTGCAATAGTGCAATAGACCGTCCTGCGGTAGGAACAACACGTATTGAAAACAATACTAAAATAGATAATTTAGTGCATGTAGCTCATAATTGTAATATTGGGGAAAGTTGTGCTTTTGCAGCACAAGTAGGATTAGCGGGAGGAGTAAAAGTAGGAAAAAGAGTTATTCTTGCAGGACAAGTAGGGGTAGCAAACCAGGTTAGTATTGGTGATGGAGCAATTGCGACAGCACAAACTGGTATTGCTAGTAATATTAATTCAGGAGAGGTCGTATCTAGTAGTCCAGCAATAGACAATAAGTTGTATTTAAAAGCATCTGCTATATATAAACGTCTTCCTGAAATGTATAAAATATTAAGAAATCTTCAAAAAAAATAG
- the gatB gene encoding Asp-tRNA(Asn)/Glu-tRNA(Gln) amidotransferase subunit GatB — MIKSSSDKKYEAVIGLETHCQLNTSSKIFCTCSTKFSSSPNTNICPICLGYPGVLPVLNKEVLSSAVKLGLALKAKIANYSKFDRKQYFYPDLPKNYQISQYDFPIVEGGTLEIELTDKNNQETIYKNIGITRLHMEEDAGKLIHSGSAQLTGSNYSLIDFNRTGIPLLEIVSEPDLRTGQEAAEYAQELRRLVRYLKISDGNMQEGSLRCDVNISVRLLGQIEYGTKVEIKNMNSFSAIQKAIEYEINRQTHLLDNNETIFQETRLWDESSQETISMRKKAGASDYRYFPEPDLPPIEILSDQLEFWKKELPELPAYKRRRYQDIFGLSSYDARILSDDREIAEYFEETVSNGADVKLVANWITQEIAAYLNNEKLAITEIALRPKHLEELVLLIEKKVISGKIAKEILPTLLKEGGSPQDIVNKNGLTQISSEETIIKIINEVIEENPLEVDKYKAGKKKLKGFFVGQVMKKSEGRADPKLTNQLIEKKLNE, encoded by the coding sequence ATGATTAAATCTTCTTCTGATAAGAAATATGAAGCCGTTATTGGACTAGAAACTCATTGTCAGTTAAATACTTCCAGTAAAATTTTTTGTACTTGTTCAACTAAGTTTAGTAGTTCTCCTAATACTAATATTTGTCCAATTTGCTTAGGATATCCCGGTGTATTACCTGTCCTTAATAAGGAAGTTTTATCTTCAGCTGTTAAACTAGGTCTTGCTTTAAAAGCTAAGATTGCTAATTATAGTAAGTTTGATAGAAAACAATATTTTTATCCTGATTTACCTAAGAATTATCAAATTTCTCAATATGATTTTCCTATTGTTGAGGGAGGTACTTTAGAGATTGAACTAACAGATAAAAATAATCAAGAAACTATATATAAAAATATCGGGATAACAAGATTACACATGGAAGAAGATGCAGGAAAATTGATTCACTCTGGAAGTGCTCAATTAACCGGCTCGAATTACTCTCTAATTGATTTTAATCGTACAGGAATACCTTTATTAGAAATTGTTTCTGAACCAGATTTAAGAACAGGTCAAGAAGCAGCAGAATATGCTCAAGAATTACGCCGTCTAGTACGTTATCTGAAGATTAGTGATGGAAATATGCAAGAAGGATCCTTGCGCTGCGACGTAAATATTTCTGTTCGTCTTTTAGGGCAAATAGAGTATGGCACAAAAGTAGAAATTAAGAATATGAACTCTTTTAGTGCAATTCAGAAAGCTATAGAGTATGAAATTAATAGACAGACTCATCTATTAGATAATAATGAAACTATTTTTCAAGAAACACGTTTGTGGGATGAATCATCACAAGAAACGATAAGTATGAGGAAAAAAGCAGGTGCTAGCGATTATCGCTATTTTCCTGAGCCCGATCTTCCTCCAATTGAGATTTTAAGTGATCAATTAGAATTTTGGAAGAAAGAGTTACCTGAACTTCCTGCTTATAAACGTAGACGTTATCAAGATATATTTGGATTATCTTCTTATGATGCACGTATCTTAAGTGATGATCGAGAAATTGCTGAATACTTTGAAGAAACTGTGTCCAATGGTGCAGATGTTAAGTTAGTAGCAAATTGGATAACACAAGAAATTGCAGCATATCTTAATAATGAAAAGTTAGCCATAACTGAAATTGCTCTAAGACCCAAGCATCTAGAAGAATTGGTTCTATTGATTGAAAAGAAAGTTATTAGCGGAAAAATTGCCAAAGAAATTCTTCCTACTTTGTTAAAAGAAGGAGGATCACCTCAGGATATTGTTAATAAGAACGGATTAACTCAAATTTCTAGTGAAGAAACAATTATAAAAATTATTAATGAAGTTATTGAGGAGAATCCTTTAGAAGTAGATAAGTATAAGGCGGGTAAAAAGAAATTAAAAGGCTTCTTTGTAGGACAAGTTATGAAAAAAAGCGAAGGAAGAGCCGATCCTAAACTGACCAATCAGTTAATAGAGAAAAAATTAAATGAATAG